One window of the Peptacetobacter hiranonis genome contains the following:
- the purH gene encoding bifunctional phosphoribosylaminoimidazolecarboxamide formyltransferase/IMP cyclohydrolase, which yields MSKRALISVTDKTGVVEFAKALNELDFEIISTGNTFKILKENGVNVMQVEDVTKFPEILDGRVKTLNPFIHGGILYRRDLESHVETVKEHGIHSIDLVCVNLYDFEGTLKAGKSHAEMIENIDIGGPSMIRSAAKNYKDVIVVTDIKDYDLVIEGLRKGDLTEEERRNLAYKAFSTTGRYDAMISTYFAEQVGEDYPEFLNLTFQKEQTLRYGENPHQNGILYAQPNAKNPILNYEQLNGKELSFNNLNDLHGCLEVMREFKDSDKVAAVAIKHTNPCGVALGDTALEAYTKCYEADKTSIFGGIVGITSTVDKATAEELHKIFLEIVVAYDFTDEALEVLRTKKNLRVLKLAKIEDSKQKYEMKYLDGKLLIQDKDTKLADKYETVTKLEPTEEELEDMKFGMKIVKNMKSNAIAVVKDGQTLALGCGQTSRIWALKNALENNKDEKDFTGATLASDAFFPFDDCVTLANEFGIKSIVQPGGSIRDNDSIEACDKFNMSMVFTGVRHFKH from the coding sequence ATGAGTAAGAGAGCTTTAATAAGCGTAACAGATAAAACAGGAGTAGTTGAATTTGCAAAAGCATTAAACGAACTTGATTTTGAAATAATATCAACAGGTAATACATTTAAAATACTAAAAGAAAATGGTGTAAATGTAATGCAGGTTGAAGATGTTACTAAATTCCCAGAAATATTAGATGGTAGAGTAAAAACTTTAAATCCATTTATACACGGTGGAATACTTTACAGAAGAGATTTAGAATCTCATGTAGAAACAGTTAAAGAACATGGAATACATTCAATAGACCTTGTATGTGTTAACCTTTATGACTTCGAAGGTACTTTAAAAGCAGGAAAAAGCCATGCAGAAATGATAGAAAACATAGATATCGGTGGACCTTCAATGATAAGATCTGCTGCTAAAAACTACAAAGACGTTATAGTAGTTACAGATATAAAAGACTACGATTTAGTAATAGAAGGATTAAGAAAAGGTGATTTAACAGAAGAAGAAAGAAGAAACTTAGCATACAAAGCTTTCTCAACAACAGGAAGATATGATGCTATGATATCTACTTACTTTGCAGAACAGGTTGGAGAAGATTACCCAGAATTCTTAAATCTTACTTTCCAGAAAGAACAGACTTTAAGATACGGTGAAAACCCTCATCAGAATGGTATATTATACGCTCAGCCAAACGCTAAAAACCCTATACTAAACTACGAACAGTTAAATGGTAAAGAATTATCTTTCAATAACTTAAACGACTTACACGGATGTTTAGAAGTTATGAGAGAATTCAAAGATAGTGATAAAGTAGCTGCAGTAGCTATAAAACATACTAACCCATGTGGTGTTGCTTTAGGAGATACAGCTTTAGAAGCTTATACTAAATGCTACGAAGCAGATAAAACTTCTATATTCGGTGGAATAGTTGGTATAACTTCTACAGTAGATAAAGCTACAGCTGAAGAATTACACAAAATATTCCTTGAAATAGTTGTTGCTTACGACTTCACTGATGAAGCTTTAGAAGTATTAAGAACTAAGAAAAATCTTAGAGTATTAAAACTTGCTAAAATAGAAGACAGCAAACAGAAATACGAAATGAAATATCTTGATGGAAAACTTCTTATCCAGGATAAAGATACTAAATTAGCTGACAAATATGAAACAGTTACTAAATTAGAACCAACTGAAGAAGAATTAGAAGATATGAAATTCGGTATGAAAATAGTTAAAAATATGAAATCAAATGCAATAGCAGTTGTTAAAGATGGTCAGACTCTTGCTTTAGGTTGTGGTCAGACTTCAAGAATATGGGCTCTTAAAAATGCATTAGAAAACAACAAAGATGAAAAAGACTTCACAGGAGCTACTTTAGCATCAGATGCATTCTTCCCATTCGATGACTGTGTAACTTTAGCTAATGAATTTGGCATAAAATCAATAGTACAGCCAGGTGGATCAATAAGAGATAATGACTCTATAGAAGCTTGTGACAAATTCAATATGTCTATGGTATTCACAGGAGTAAGACACTTCAAACACTAA
- the purE gene encoding 5-(carboxyamino)imidazole ribonucleotide mutase, with translation MKVAVIMGSKSDFPKVEEGIKVLKEFGVEVVVRALSAHRTPVQLTECLAELEDNTDVIIGAAGKAAHLPGVIAAQTLIPVIGLPIKSSTMDGLDSLLSIVQMPKGIPVATVAIDGGLNSALLAIQMMSLKYPQLKEQLKAYRDEMAKKVLEDDESFR, from the coding sequence ATGAAAGTAGCAGTAATTATGGGATCTAAATCAGATTTTCCAAAAGTAGAAGAAGGAATAAAAGTATTAAAAGAATTCGGTGTAGAAGTTGTAGTTAGAGCATTATCAGCTCATAGAACTCCAGTACAGTTAACAGAATGTTTAGCTGAACTTGAAGACAACACTGATGTAATAATAGGAGCAGCAGGAAAAGCAGCACATCTTCCAGGTGTTATAGCAGCTCAGACTTTAATTCCAGTAATAGGACTTCCAATAAAATCATCAACAATGGACGGACTAGATTCACTATTATCAATAGTTCAGATGCCAAAAGGTATACCAGTAGCAACAGTTGCAATAGACGGTGGTCTAAACTCTGCGTTACTAGCTATACAGATGATGTCATTAAAATATCCTCAGTTAAAAGAACAGTTAAAAGCATATAGAGATGAAATGGCTAAAAAAGTTCTTGAAGACGATGAAAGCTTTAGATAA
- the purF gene encoding amidophosphoribosyltransferase, which yields MSGILGVYSDKQVSKELYYGIYSMQHRGQESCGIAIYDEEAKEVVYKKEKGLVGDAFKEDELKNYKGNLGIAHVRSSSVGHNHVANTQPFVGSCRNRNLAIVDNGSLVNANYLRETLEEEGFMFQTNSDAEVILHILARYYKGDIVEAVKVTMDYIKGSYTLAIICDDSLVAVRDPHGFRSLLLGKKGNEYLIASENSAIEILGGEVIRDVEPGEIIVIKDGELKSYNYSDTYKPVKKSCIFEHVYIARNDATLDDLNAYEFRINCGAYLAKNEDVKADCVVPVPDSGWASAIGYANESGLQLSEGLVKNRYVGRTFIKPTQEEREIAVRIKLNPLVPAIKGKSIILVDDSIVRGTTSKQLIKSLKEAGAKEVHLRITSPPVKYPCYYGIDTPTRESLLAASHSVEEMREYIGCDTLKFISIEGMKEAAKGMNTFCTSCFDGDYPVRKIDK from the coding sequence ATGAGCGGTATATTAGGTGTTTACTCAGACAAACAGGTGTCAAAAGAGCTTTACTACGGAATATATTCTATGCAGCATAGAGGACAGGAAAGCTGTGGTATAGCAATATATGATGAAGAAGCAAAAGAAGTAGTATACAAAAAAGAAAAAGGTCTTGTTGGAGATGCATTCAAAGAAGACGAATTAAAAAATTACAAAGGTAATCTTGGTATAGCACATGTTAGATCATCTTCAGTTGGTCATAACCATGTTGCTAATACTCAGCCATTTGTTGGAAGTTGCAGAAATAGAAATCTTGCAATAGTTGACAATGGTAGTTTAGTTAATGCTAATTATTTAAGAGAAACATTAGAAGAAGAAGGATTCATGTTCCAGACTAATTCTGATGCAGAAGTTATACTTCATATATTAGCTAGATACTACAAAGGAGATATAGTAGAAGCTGTTAAAGTTACTATGGACTATATAAAAGGTTCTTATACTTTAGCTATAATATGTGATGATTCTCTAGTTGCAGTTAGAGACCCACACGGATTTAGATCACTTCTATTAGGTAAAAAAGGTAATGAATATCTTATAGCATCAGAAAATAGTGCTATAGAAATACTTGGTGGAGAAGTCATAAGAGATGTTGAACCAGGTGAAATAATAGTTATAAAAGATGGAGAATTAAAATCTTACAACTATTCAGATACTTACAAACCAGTTAAGAAAAGCTGTATATTTGAACATGTTTATATAGCAAGAAACGATGCAACACTTGATGATTTAAATGCATACGAATTTAGAATAAACTGTGGTGCTTACCTAGCTAAAAATGAAGATGTAAAAGCTGACTGTGTTGTTCCAGTTCCAGACTCAGGATGGGCAAGTGCAATAGGTTATGCTAATGAAAGTGGATTACAGTTAAGTGAAGGACTTGTTAAAAACAGATACGTTGGTAGAACATTTATAAAACCAACTCAGGAAGAAAGAGAAATAGCTGTTAGAATAAAATTAAATCCACTAGTTCCAGCAATAAAAGGTAAATCAATAATATTAGTTGATGACTCTATAGTAAGAGGAACTACTTCAAAACAGTTAATAAAATCTTTAAAAGAAGCAGGGGCTAAAGAAGTTCATTTAAGAATAACTTCACCACCAGTAAAATATCCTTGCTACTACGGAATAGACACTCCTACAAGAGAAAGTTTACTTGCAGCAAGTCATTCTGTTGAAGAGATGAGAGAATATATAGGCTGTGATACATTAAAATTCATAAGCATAGAAGGAATGAAAGAAGCAGCTAAAGGAATGAATACATTCTGTACTTCTTGCTTCGATGGAGATTATCCAGTTAGAAAGATAGATAAATAA
- the purM gene encoding phosphoribosylformylglycinamidine cyclo-ligase gives MLTYKASGVNIDEGNRAVDLIKGKIKETYDDNVIGDLGNFSGLYSIAEFSGMKDPVIMGATDGVGTKLKIAQMMDIHHTVGIDLVAMSVNDLICQGARPLFFLDYIALGKLVPEHIEKIVDGVANGCKMSGCALIGGETAEMPGMYGEDDYDLAGFAVGIADKSKVVTGKDVKAGDVLVGITSSGIHSNGFSFIRKIFLEEFKYDMNQYVEELGMTVGEALLTPTKIYVKLALDLIEKHNIKAIAHITGGGVIENITRVIPKGLGLNIDTKSWEKPPIFKMIEGFNAVEQRELHKSFNMGIGLVLIVNKEDAQAVVDYVNGRPSDNKNFVDEKYADLMEDNAYIIGEVVDTHEGVELC, from the coding sequence ATGCTAACATATAAAGCTTCGGGAGTAAATATAGACGAAGGGAATAGAGCAGTAGACCTTATAAAAGGAAAAATAAAAGAAACATATGATGACAATGTAATAGGTGATTTAGGTAACTTCAGTGGACTTTACAGTATAGCTGAATTCTCAGGAATGAAAGATCCAGTTATAATGGGAGCTACTGACGGTGTTGGAACAAAATTAAAAATAGCTCAGATGATGGATATACATCACACTGTAGGTATAGACCTAGTTGCAATGAGTGTTAATGACCTTATATGCCAGGGAGCAAGACCATTATTCTTCCTTGACTATATAGCACTTGGAAAATTAGTTCCAGAACATATAGAAAAAATAGTTGATGGTGTAGCTAACGGATGTAAAATGTCAGGATGTGCATTAATAGGTGGGGAAACTGCTGAAATGCCAGGTATGTACGGAGAAGATGACTACGATTTAGCTGGATTTGCTGTAGGTATAGCAGATAAATCAAAAGTTGTAACTGGTAAAGATGTTAAAGCAGGAGACGTTTTAGTAGGTATAACTTCAAGTGGTATACATTCAAACGGATTTTCATTCATAAGAAAAATATTCTTAGAAGAATTCAAATACGATATGAATCAGTATGTTGAAGAACTAGGAATGACAGTAGGTGAAGCACTTCTAACTCCTACAAAAATATACGTTAAATTAGCATTAGATTTAATAGAAAAACACAATATAAAAGCAATAGCTCATATAACTGGTGGTGGTGTTATAGAAAACATAACAAGAGTTATACCAAAAGGATTAGGACTAAACATAGACACTAAATCTTGGGAAAAACCACCAATATTCAAAATGATAGAAGGATTCAATGCAGTTGAACAGAGAGAATTACATAAGAGCTTCAACATGGGTATCGGTCTTGTTTTAATAGTAAACAAAGAAGATGCTCAGGCTGTTGTTGATTATGTAAATGGTAGACCAAGTGATAACAAAAACTTTGTTGACGAAAAATACGCTGACCTTATGGAAGATAATGCATACATCATAGGTGAAGTTGTTGATACTCATGAAGGAGTAGAATTATGCTAA
- a CDS encoding phosphoribosylformylglycinamidine synthase, with protein sequence MDKNVKRVLVEKRNGFDLEARALKKDIEESLHITSVDSLRVLNRYDVEGISDEVFQNAANSIFSEPNLDVVYFEEVPCNENERVFAVEYLPGQYDQRADWAAQCIRILNQGMRPELKSAKEYILSGNITDEEFNKIKGYIINPVDSREAGLEKSESLALVTEKPTEVEILDGFIELDEEGLNNFVKSQGLAMTLEDLKHVQVYFRDDEHRNPTITEIKVLDTYWSDHCRHTTFMTELENVEIAEGKYTDAIKETFDDYMNTRKEIYVDRKKDVCLMDIATLAMKKLKKEGKLADLDESEEINACSINVDVEIDGKPEKYLVMFKNETHNHPTEIEPFGGAATCLGGAIRDPLSGRSYVYQAMRVTGAADPRTPLEETLPGKLMQKKIVTEAANGYSSYGNQIGLTTGQVAEVYDPDFVAKRMEIGAVIAAAPKENVVRERPQAGDIIVLLGGKTGRDGCGGATGSSKEHSEESINTCSAEVQKGDAPNERKIQRFFRNKEAAQMIKRCNDFGAGGVCVAIGEIAESLDINLDLVPKKYDGLDGTELAISESQERMAVAIAAENKDRFIELAKEENLTATHVATVTDTGYMRLFWNGKAIVDLKRAFLDTNGAKQKTNVVVEKVDEENTFFDNVEIVKGANTIEEKFHKALSDLNTCSQKGLVEKFDTSIGGNTVVMPFGGKYQATPEQGMVAKIPVLGGETDTSTIMTYGYNPKIGKWSPYHGALYAVVESVAKLVALGGNYATTRLTFQEYFERLGKSPERWGKPFAALLGAYYAQEQFEIPAIGGKDSMSGTFKDIDVPPTLVSFAVDTVDAKNVVTSEFKKAGSKVVKISAATLDNGVVDFDELKKNLTKVRELILDGKVLSSYALGFAGVGEAVAKMGFGNHIGFKFSEEAVEAYENTDDLFAADYGTILLELAEDDLSVLKGYRCIVLGETTAEPAIDFNGEKVDLCGLYKSHCNTLESIYPTKAAEITSKIENISYVRTGAPAKSSLSIVKPKVLIPAFPGTNCEYDAARAFDRAGAESTIKVFRNLSYQDIEESIDAMVEEIKKSQIIMIPGGFSAGDEPDGSAKFIATVFRNPKMKEAVHEFLNERDGLMLGICNGFQALIKLGLVPYGEIIEPCAEAPTLTYNNIGRHQAKIVNTRIASNKSPWLAQTEVGDIHSIPISHGEGRFVASEEVMKELIENGQIATQYVDFDGNATYDIDHNPNGSFYAVEGITSKDGRVFGKMGHSERLSANITKNILGEKDQKIFESGVLYFK encoded by the coding sequence ATGGATAAAAACGTCAAAAGAGTATTAGTCGAAAAAAGAAACGGCTTTGATCTTGAAGCAAGAGCTCTTAAAAAAGACATTGAAGAAAGTCTTCATATCACTTCTGTTGACTCTTTAAGAGTTTTAAACAGATACGACGTAGAAGGTATATCTGATGAAGTTTTCCAGAATGCGGCAAACTCAATATTCTCAGAACCAAACCTTGATGTTGTTTACTTTGAAGAAGTTCCTTGCAATGAAAATGAAAGAGTATTCGCAGTTGAATATCTTCCAGGACAGTACGATCAGAGAGCTGATTGGGCTGCTCAGTGTATACGGATATTAAATCAGGGTATGAGACCTGAATTAAAATCTGCTAAAGAGTATATACTATCTGGAAACATAACAGATGAAGAATTCAATAAAATCAAAGGGTATATAATAAACCCTGTTGATAGTAGAGAAGCTGGGTTAGAAAAATCAGAATCATTAGCTCTAGTAACTGAAAAACCAACAGAAGTAGAAATACTAGATGGATTCATCGAATTAGATGAAGAAGGTCTTAATAACTTCGTAAAATCTCAGGGTCTAGCAATGACTTTAGAAGATTTAAAACATGTTCAGGTTTACTTCAGAGATGATGAACACAGAAACCCAACTATAACAGAAATAAAAGTACTAGATACTTACTGGTCAGATCACTGTAGACACACTACATTCATGACTGAATTAGAAAATGTTGAAATAGCTGAAGGTAAATATACTGACGCTATAAAAGAAACTTTCGATGACTACATGAACACTAGAAAAGAAATATATGTAGATAGAAAGAAAGATGTTTGCTTAATGGACATAGCTACTTTAGCTATGAAAAAACTTAAAAAAGAAGGAAAATTAGCAGACCTTGACGAAAGTGAAGAAATCAATGCTTGTTCTATAAACGTAGACGTAGAAATTGATGGAAAACCAGAAAAATACTTAGTAATGTTCAAAAATGAAACACACAACCATCCAACAGAAATAGAACCATTTGGTGGTGCTGCAACTTGTCTTGGTGGAGCAATAAGAGACCCATTATCAGGAAGATCTTATGTTTACCAGGCAATGCGTGTAACTGGTGCTGCAGACCCTAGAACTCCTCTAGAAGAAACATTACCAGGAAAATTAATGCAGAAAAAAATAGTTACAGAAGCTGCAAATGGATACAGTTCTTACGGAAACCAGATAGGTTTAACTACAGGACAGGTAGCAGAAGTTTATGATCCAGACTTCGTAGCTAAGAGAATGGAAATAGGTGCTGTTATAGCAGCTGCTCCAAAAGAAAATGTAGTTAGAGAAAGACCACAGGCAGGAGATATAATAGTTCTTCTTGGTGGAAAAACTGGTAGAGATGGTTGCGGTGGTGCAACAGGATCTTCTAAAGAACACAGTGAAGAATCTATAAACACTTGTTCAGCAGAAGTTCAGAAAGGTGATGCACCTAACGAAAGAAAAATCCAGAGATTCTTTAGAAATAAAGAAGCTGCTCAGATGATAAAAAGATGTAATGACTTCGGTGCAGGTGGGGTTTGTGTTGCTATAGGTGAAATAGCTGAAAGTTTAGACATAAACTTAGACCTAGTTCCTAAGAAATACGACGGACTTGATGGTACTGAACTTGCAATATCAGAATCTCAGGAACGTATGGCAGTTGCAATAGCTGCAGAAAACAAAGATAGATTCATAGAATTAGCAAAAGAAGAAAACTTAACTGCTACTCACGTTGCTACAGTTACTGATACAGGATACATGAGATTATTCTGGAATGGTAAAGCTATAGTAGACTTAAAGAGAGCTTTCTTAGACACTAATGGTGCTAAACAGAAAACTAACGTAGTAGTTGAAAAAGTTGACGAAGAAAATACATTCTTCGATAACGTAGAAATAGTTAAAGGTGCTAATACTATAGAAGAAAAATTCCACAAAGCATTATCTGATTTAAATACTTGTTCTCAGAAAGGACTTGTTGAAAAATTCGATACTAGTATAGGTGGAAACACAGTAGTAATGCCATTTGGTGGTAAATATCAGGCTACTCCAGAACAGGGTATGGTTGCTAAAATACCAGTACTTGGTGGAGAAACTGATACTTCTACAATAATGACTTACGGATACAACCCTAAAATAGGTAAATGGTCTCCATACCACGGTGCATTATATGCAGTAGTTGAATCTGTTGCTAAATTAGTTGCACTTGGAGGAAACTACGCTACTACAAGACTTACTTTCCAGGAATACTTCGAAAGACTTGGAAAATCTCCAGAAAGATGGGGTAAACCATTCGCAGCTTTACTTGGTGCATACTATGCTCAGGAACAGTTCGAAATACCTGCAATAGGTGGTAAAGACTCTATGTCAGGAACATTCAAAGATATAGACGTACCTCCAACATTAGTATCATTCGCAGTAGATACTGTAGATGCTAAAAATGTAGTTACTTCAGAATTCAAAAAAGCTGGATCAAAAGTAGTTAAAATATCAGCAGCTACTTTAGACAATGGTGTAGTAGACTTTGATGAATTAAAGAAAAACCTTACAAAAGTAAGAGAATTAATATTAGATGGTAAAGTGCTTTCAAGTTATGCTCTTGGATTTGCAGGAGTTGGTGAAGCAGTTGCTAAGATGGGATTCGGTAACCATATCGGATTCAAATTCAGTGAAGAAGCTGTTGAAGCTTATGAAAACACTGATGATTTATTTGCAGCTGATTACGGAACAATACTTCTTGAACTTGCAGAAGATGATTTATCAGTTCTAAAAGGATACAGATGTATAGTTCTTGGGGAAACTACAGCAGAACCTGCTATAGACTTCAACGGTGAAAAAGTAGACTTATGTGGATTATACAAATCTCACTGCAATACTTTAGAATCTATATACCCAACAAAAGCAGCTGAAATAACTTCAAAAATAGAAAATATAAGCTATGTAAGAACTGGTGCTCCAGCTAAATCTTCTTTAAGCATAGTAAAACCTAAAGTATTAATACCAGCATTCCCTGGAACAAACTGTGAATACGATGCAGCAAGAGCTTTTGATAGAGCTGGTGCAGAATCAACTATAAAAGTATTTAGAAACTTATCTTACCAGGATATAGAAGAATCTATAGACGCAATGGTTGAAGAAATCAAAAAATCACAGATAATAATGATACCAGGTGGATTCAGTGCTGGTGATGAACCAGACGGTTCAGCTAAATTCATAGCAACAGTATTCAGAAATCCTAAGATGAAAGAAGCTGTTCATGAATTCTTAAATGAAAGAGATGGTTTAATGTTAGGTATCTGTAATGGATTCCAGGCTCTTATAAAACTTGGATTAGTTCCATACGGAGAAATAATAGAACCTTGTGCAGAAGCTCCTACATTAACTTACAATAATATAGGACGTCATCAGGCTAAGATAGTTAACACTAGAATAGCTTCTAACAAATCTCCATGGTTAGCTCAGACAGAAGTTGGAGATATACATAGTATACCAATATCACATGGTGAAGGTAGATTCGTTGCAAGTGAAGAAGTAATGAAAGAGCTTATAGAAAACGGACAGATAGCTACTCAGTACGTAGACTTCGACGGAAATGCTACATATGATATAGACCACAATCCAAACGGATCATTCTACGCAGTTGAAGGTATAACAAGCAAAGACGGTAGAGTATTTGGTAAGATGGGTCACTCAGAAAGATTAAGTGCAAACATAACTAAGAATATACTTGGTGAAAAAGACCAGAAAATATTCGAATCAGGAGTATTATACTTCAAATAA
- the purD gene encoding phosphoribosylamine--glycine ligase, with product MKILVVGGGGREHAICWKLKNEKDVEKVYCAPGNAGIADSAECVDIKDSDIENLVKFAKDNAIDLTVVGPEVPLVMGIVDAFEKEGLRIFGPNKQCATFEGSKAFSKDFMIRNDIPTAKYKEYTDLDEAIAEIDSFGYPVVIKADGLAAGKGVVIPENREDAITTLKEMMADKKFGDAGNKVVIEEFLTGIETSILAFVDNNTIVPMESAKDHKKVNNGEKGLNTGGMGTFSPSELWTEELANEIKVNVLDKTLKGFQNDGLDYRGILFVGVMITKEGVKVLEYNVRFGDPETQSVLFRLETDLSEIMNAVIDNKLSEIEIKYTDEQAICVMLTSGGYPEAYEKGKEITGLDKLDDEIVVFHSGTKMSDGKLVTNGGRVIGITAKAGTVAEAADKVYENIKRINFEGMHYRTDIGL from the coding sequence ATGAAAATACTTGTTGTCGGCGGTGGCGGAAGAGAACACGCTATATGCTGGAAGTTAAAAAATGAAAAAGATGTCGAAAAAGTATATTGCGCACCAGGGAATGCTGGTATAGCAGACTCTGCTGAATGTGTAGATATAAAAGACAGTGATATAGAAAATCTAGTAAAATTCGCAAAAGACAACGCTATAGACCTTACAGTAGTGGGACCTGAGGTCCCACTTGTAATGGGAATAGTTGATGCCTTTGAAAAAGAAGGTCTAAGAATATTTGGACCAAACAAACAGTGTGCTACTTTTGAAGGAAGTAAAGCATTCTCTAAAGATTTCATGATAAGAAATGATATCCCAACTGCAAAATACAAAGAATATACTGATTTAGATGAAGCTATAGCAGAAATAGATAGCTTTGGATACCCAGTAGTTATAAAAGCAGATGGTCTTGCAGCTGGTAAAGGTGTTGTAATACCTGAAAACAGAGAAGATGCTATAACAACTTTAAAAGAAATGATGGCAGACAAAAAATTTGGAGACGCAGGTAACAAAGTAGTAATAGAAGAATTCTTAACAGGAATAGAAACTTCTATACTAGCATTTGTTGATAATAATACTATAGTTCCAATGGAAAGTGCTAAAGACCATAAAAAAGTAAACAATGGTGAAAAAGGACTTAACACTGGTGGAATGGGAACATTCTCTCCAAGTGAACTATGGACTGAAGAACTAGCCAATGAAATAAAAGTAAATGTACTTGATAAAACTTTAAAAGGATTCCAGAATGACGGATTAGATTACAGAGGTATATTATTCGTTGGAGTAATGATAACTAAAGAAGGTGTAAAAGTACTAGAATACAATGTTAGATTTGGAGATCCAGAAACTCAGTCAGTATTATTTAGATTAGAAACTGATCTAAGCGAAATAATGAATGCTGTAATAGATAACAAACTTTCTGAAATAGAAATAAAATATACAGATGAACAAGCTATCTGTGTTATGCTAACTTCAGGAGGATATCCAGAAGCCTATGAAAAAGGCAAAGAAATAACAGGTCTTGACAAATTAGATGATGAAATAGTAGTATTCCACAGTGGAACTAAGATGTCAGATGGTAAATTAGTTACAAACGGCGGAAGAGTTATAGGTATAACTGCTAAAGCAGGAACTGTAGCAGAAGCTGCCGATAAAGTTTATGAAAATATAAAAAGAATAAACTTTGAAGGAATGCACTACAGAACTGATATAGGTCTGTAA
- the purN gene encoding phosphoribosylglycinamide formyltransferase: MLKNIAVLVSGGGTNLQSIIDATEAGEINGQIKVVISNKENAYGLERARKHNIEAVFENDEKKVIEILKEKEIDIVVMAGYLKIISADFVNEFKNRMINIHPSLIPSFCGKGYYGKKVHQGVLDYGAKVTGATVHFVTEGADEGPIIMQESVKVEQDDDADTLAARVLKVEHQILKKSVALLCDDKVRVDGRRVYINE, encoded by the coding sequence ATGCTAAAGAATATAGCTGTTTTAGTATCTGGAGGAGGAACAAATCTTCAGTCTATAATAGATGCAACAGAAGCAGGAGAGATAAACGGTCAGATAAAGGTAGTAATCTCTAACAAAGAAAATGCATACGGTCTTGAAAGAGCAAGAAAGCACAATATAGAAGCAGTATTTGAAAACGATGAAAAGAAAGTAATCGAAATATTAAAAGAAAAAGAAATAGATATAGTTGTTATGGCTGGATATCTAAAAATAATCAGCGCTGATTTTGTAAATGAATTCAAAAACAGAATGATAAATATTCACCCATCTCTAATACCTTCTTTCTGTGGTAAAGGATACTACGGAAAGAAAGTTCATCAGGGAGTTCTTGATTACGGTGCAAAAGTAACTGGAGCTACAGTTCACTTTGTAACAGAGGGAGCTGACGAAGGTCCAATTATAATGCAGGAATCTGTAAAAGTAGAACAGGATGATGATGCAGATACTCTAGCAGCTAGAGTTCTTAAAGTAGAACATCAGATACTTAAAAAGAGTGTTGCACTTTTATGTGATGACAAAGTAAGAGTTGATGGAAGGAGAGTATATATAAATGAGTAA